CCGTTGTTGGGAACTCCACATCGAACCGGACATACATATCTCCTCTCTTGCCTTTACCCCGTATAGGTAATCCTTCACCCTTAATCACCCAGACGCTTCCGGGCTGGATGATTCGTTCTCCCTTTTTGCTAGTGACATGAACGCCTTTACCGTCGAGATGGATAAAGAGGACACGGGAGAAACCGAGGAGGGCTTCGGAGAGGcggatggaaaggaggatggtgagCGAACCGGGAGAGTGGGGTTGGGCAcggaaggaagggtgagGAAGATGTCGGATAAGGAAGATCACATCGCCTGGTGGGATATCGGGCTATATGGAAGATTGGGAAATTTAGCTATCATAAAGATAGGCAACAGGATATATGGATACGCACCGCTTCATCgccctctcctctcaaTGCTATCCGTTCACCATCCTCTGTCCCGGGATCAATCATGAACtctatcctcttcttctctttcacaaCCTTTTGGCCTTTACACTTCTTGCACTTTTCCTTATCCCGCAGTTTAACACCCTCTCCGTTACATTCAGGACATGGTGACTTGACTTTACCCACAAGTCCTGGGCCCAGCTACAAGAGGCGAAAAGGACAGGAAGTCAGCGATCTGTCATAGCAGACAAGCGGAAACGACGACGTACCATGCGATCGGTAAAT
The nucleotide sequence above comes from Cryptococcus neoformans var. grubii H99 chromosome 1, complete sequence. Encoded proteins:
- a CDS encoding chaperone regulator, variant, with amino-acid sequence MPSDMDMDDLFSAMFGGGFDDFGGGMGGGFFDPSGGRGGGRRKPAKGRDTTVPYDITLEEAFKGKKVVMSIERDRVCGGCKGSGAKPGVTPTECSKCSGKGVVFTDRMLGPGLVGKVKSPCPECNGEGVKLRDKEKCKKCKGQKVVKEKKRIEFMIDPGTEDGERIALRGEGDEAPDIPPGDVIFLIRHLPHPSFRAQPHSPGSLTILLSIRLSEALLGFSRVLFIHLDGKGVHVTSKKGERIIQPGSVWVIKGEGLPIRGKGKRGDMYVRFDVEFPTTDWAKGVEVDGGESTKVELPGRKPDLGLSPEQIVVRELSDKPVN